From one Chanodichthys erythropterus isolate Z2021 chromosome 3, ASM2448905v1, whole genome shotgun sequence genomic stretch:
- the ramp2 gene encoding receptor activity-modifying protein 2 yields MEHTSITTSKPQGTLLFWVCLCLMVSTLHTLVPDEQKYTVRQAASTPPTEVQTTAYTRADPGHGNGGTFGCGNKSVCDLYCSFCVNSSFRTCYEVLVVHLCRYHFNVAMASMNSTVWCSLERVKSAYNNFTVCTETVADCLLLPWPNHFVESIFVDIHTTYFQECPTEALRDPPPSIVLALVMTPICLIPAMVVLVVLKTKNGDRRS; encoded by the exons ATGGAGCACACATCTATAACTACTTCAAAACCACAAGGGACTTTACTGTTTTGGG TCTGTCTGTGTCTAATGGTCTCAACTCTGCATACTCTGGTACCAGATGAACAGAAATACACTGTG AGGCAGGCTGCATCAACCCCTCCGACAGAAGTACAAACCACTGCCTACACCAGAGCAG atcCTGGACATGGAAATGGAGGAACATTTG GCTGTGGTAACAAGAGCGTCTGTGACCTATACTGTTCATTTTGCGTGAACAGTTCCTTCAGAACATGCTATGAAGTGCTGGTGGTGCACTTGTGTAGATATCATTTTAATGTGGCTATGGCGTCCATGAACAGTACTGTCTGGTGTTCTTTGGAGAGAGTAAAAAG TGCATACAACAATTTCACTGTGTGTACTGAGACTGTTGCTGATTGTCTACTGCTTCCCTGGCCGAATCATTTTGTTGAAAGCATATTTGTGGATATCCACACCACCTATTTTCAAGAATGCCCCACAGAGGCACTGAGGGACCCCCCTCCCAGCATCGTCCTTGCCCTTGTTATGACCCCCATATGCCTGATCCCTGCTATGGTGGTCCTAGTTGTTCTCAAGACTAAAAATGGAGACAGGAGGTCCTAG